GCTTTACTAGCTTAAATTGCTAGGATCAAGTTCTATCCCTCTTTTATAGTTATTCATTATTGTTACTTTTTTTCTTGTGTTCCAGGAATGTGCCATATGATTGGATCAACAAGCAGAAATCTAATCAGAACTGGCTGCGAAAAGAGGGCGACAAATTCATGTTTCCTGGTGGAGGTACTATGTTTCCTAGAGGAGTGAGTGCCTATGTTGATCTGATGGAAGATCTAATCCCCGAAATGAAAGATGGAACCATTCGTACTGCCATTGATACTGGTTGTGGGGTGAGTATAATTATCTCAATTTTGCGGATCATTGACCATATTGGAATCATTAATTGTTGGAATAGGCATGTAATATTGTATAAGTAAGGCTTCTTGAATTGAATGTCAGCAATGTAATTTTTGTTCATATTGTAGGTTGCAAGCTGGGGCGGCGATCTATTAGACAGGGGAATTCTTACTCTCTCTCTTGCACCTAGAGACAATCATGAGGCTCAAGTCCAGTTTGCATTGGAACGTGGAATTCCCGCAATCTTAGGCATCATTTCCACACAACGCCTTCCTTTCCCCTCGAGTTCATTTGATATGGCTCATTGCTCAAGATGCCTTATTCCATGGACAGAATATGGTAACTTAGTATTTTCAGACTCTCATCTACATTTATTATATACTATAATTCCTGTGAGATGATTTCTCTCAATACTTGGGTGCTAATGTACTAATTAATTTCCGGCATATTTgaacttttaacatttaaaacCATTTATAATTGTACACTATACATGTGAACTCAACTCCCTTTTTTTGCTTGATGTTGTATAATACATAGAAATTCACAATTGCTAGATTATAGTGGAGAAAATTTGATTTGGAACTCAGGATTGCTGCTCTTTATGATGGATTAAGTATAACATTTATTTCCTTTGTTTAGGTGGTATTTATCTTCTAGAAGTGAACCGGATCCTCCGTCCTGGTGGTTTCTGGGTGTTATCTGGTCCTCCAGTTAACTATGAAAACCGATGGCGAGGGTGGAACACCACAGTTGAAGAGCAGAAATCGGATTATGAAAAGTTGCAAGACCTTCTAACTTCGATGTGCTTTAAATTGTACAACAAGAAAGATGACATTGCTGTGTGGCAAAAATCTTCAGATCCTAGTTGCTATAGCAAGCTAGCTAATCCTGATGCCTACCCGAAAAAGTGCGATGATAGCCTTGAACCAGATTCTGCTTGGTATACTCCACTTCGTTCTTGCGTTGTTGTTCCTAGTACAAAACTGAAGAAAACAGCTCTGGATGCTGTTCCAAAATTTCCAGAACGGTTGAATGTTGCTCCTGAACGCATTTCAGATATTCATGGAGGGAATGCTAATGGTTTCAAGCATGACATCGGCAAGTGGAAGGTGCGAGCAAAGCACTACAAAAAGCTGCTCCCAGATATCGGGACTGATAAGATCAGAAATGTAATGGACATGAATACACTATATGGTGGTATGGCTGCAGTTTTTATTGATGATCCCATGTGGGTCATGAATGTTGTTTCATCATATGCTCCCAATACACTTCCTGTGGTTTACGATCGAGGCCTCATCGGAACTTACCATGACTGGTAATCTTTAACATATTTCTCACTTCTTTCTGCTTCAACTGCATGATTTTCTCATTGAATTTGTTAGGAAAGCTCAAGtgtttaacatattttttttcgATGTTCCGTAGGTGTGAAGCTTTCTCGACATACCCTCGCACATATGACTTGCTCCACCTTGACAGTCTTTTTACTACTGAGAGCCAACGGTAAGAAATGTGTTTTAAGAGTTGATCTTTCACAATAGATATGTGATTTTCGGTACTACTATATTCTGTAGAGAAAAAGAAACCGAGGTTCTGATAATAGTTAGTTTTAATCTGTGCAGATGTGATATGAAGTATGTGTTGTTAGAGATGGATAGAATCCTCCGTCCCAATGGTTATGCAATAATACGCGAATCAAGCTATTTCGTGGATGCAATTGCTAGCATTAGCAAGGGGATGAGGTGGTCGTGCCGTAAAGAAGAAACGGAATACAAGATTGAGAAGGAGAAGATATTGGTTTGCCAGAAAAAACTGTGGTATTCATCTAATCAGAGTTGAAGATgctaaaaatggaaaaatacaTATTATTGATCTGTAGAAGCTAAAAAAAGATTAAAATCCATAGGAGGGGAAGATCTACAAATCTGAATAGTGAAATAGGTATACAATAACATAGGTTTGTTAATTTACAGTGCCTATAAAACCATATATGTATTCTTTGTAAGGCAATCAATCATgtatttttggcatttttttttttattttgatttggatCGGATTATTATTGTCTGAGAGTTCAAACTTCAATGACAAGAGGCAATTTATGAGGCTTAAGTCTCACTATATCACACATTGTGATATGTACTTGTAAGAAAAATTATGCAATTACTTTtcttataaattattttacCAGATTCATATCTAAGCGTCCGTTTGGTTTACCGGCTGTTTATTGTTACAGTTTACTATTGTTACTGTTTGTCTTTTGTTATTGGAAAAGCAGTGATTCCCTGTAGTTGGATAAAACTGTTTTTCAgatataaaacaataacaatAGTTTCCTAGAGTAAATAAGTATTAAATTCTTCACTTCTTTTAAATCTGCAAAAAGTTTTATACATAATTCTTGTGTGGGGTAGCCATTCAGGAcaataaatagataaaaatttatgatactgaaattaaatggAAATGAGGTAAGGGAAGGATAAGAGTTTAGcatgataatattattaaagaaaattgaataAGTTAGGGGTTTTTGCCTAAATAGTAAATACAGTCAAAAGAGGGAATGCTTACCAAAACAAGAAATGTGAAAGAACAATCTCTAAACTATTAGAAATAGAAAACATTTTTCTGAAATAGCAGATTTCTAACAGAAATTTATTTACCTCTTACTCCTAATTTGTTCCAATTTTATGTGATAGAAGAATTGAATTTCATTTATATCATTTCTTATGTTTGGAAAACATTTTCACTATACAAGAATTCAATCATGAAGTGATAGTGTTGATAATGAAGAGGATGATACTATTGTTGAAAAGGAACATTTTTTAGCAAAATTTTGAAAAGAAGGAAATTGGAAGTTATTTTAGATGGTTTGGAGAGTTTTCCTTTTGGAACTCAATCTAGTTCATATTGTAGTAcattttcttcatgaataaaaAAGAATTATACGAGGTATACCTCGTGATCAACTAGGGCAATAGCTTGATGAGTCGATGTGTAACCATGTCATTGATTGGATTAAGGTTAAgattttaaagaaaatgaattggcaagtttttttttttttttttttttgggttataagaaagtgatataattttaaaaaatgataaacTCAAGGACGCGTTTAATTTGGAAGTTGAATCTGTTGATACcaagtcatttttttttatgaattatacATAATACATATTCAACGCTGATTCtccaagttttattttttttttgtttttaattattttatttttattttttagaggGTTTTTTTTACCTAGATGTGAATTACGATGATGTTATTCTATTATTTttgtctttttgtttttttaagctTTTCGGATTGGATTTGTTGTTTTCAAATTTGGATGAATCTCTGTATTTGTAAACAAAACATCAGTTTTTGTATATTAATGTCGTGTTACAGAGATCAGAATTTGGATAAAGATGTCAAATTTTAAAATGCTTTTTTATGCGCGTTTTTATCCGTAGTTTCTATTACTTGAATTCTGATatgtaaaaaatttgaaattattttgCTTAATAcgcatttatataatatttagtaATTTAGAAATGTTGGgaaaatgatattttagatatgttggttttgattttttttttagtattttccaaataattcacatattttgcattttaggaataaaaatatcattttctaGTGTTTAGGTGAATTCCTTAGTTTTAGACAtgtaaagggtaaattacatcaaggGCCATTGTACTTTACATCAACTAACATTATGGGCACTAAATTTCAACATATAACATAAAAGCCACTCAATTTTACACTTTGTAATATTATAAcacaaaacttcaattaacgcttcaaaatgaccgttaataaactcaaaatagaaaattccaagaattgatgatatcatatgcaactttaatttttcaacttttttgttttgatgtcatttatgtgttgtttggttaagaTGACAAAGTGaaagtttagagagagaaaactccaaattagtgattttggaaaataaaaaaactggattttatggtaaatgtggttctaaacaattttaattcttaaaattttccattttaaAGTTATTAACGATCATTTTATAGCGTTACtttagtggccacaatgttagaAATTATAAAGTTAAGTGACTTTTATGATATGTTTTGAAGTTTAATGACCATAATATTTTGTGAATAAAATTCAGTAGCCACGAATATAATTTACCTAACATGTAAGAGGAGTTTGAGAAATTTACAAAGAAATTCAGTTTTTACAAAATTATCAACAATTATATTAagtaataatttgaattatgtcaaattaagtaaatcattatttttaatatattttaaggactaGAGTTTAAAATTAaaggtttatatagggtttcgaatttatgaattgagacctaaaatttataaaaaaaatttgaaagaataaaagaattgtTATCAAGCTTCTAATTGAAGGTCACTACAAATAAAAGGTGGTGGAACAGACCTCCACTCACCATAACCAGACAAAGAAATAGATTCTTTAACTAGACTATGAGCAATCTTATTCCCTGattgtttaataaaagaaagagagagaagagcAATATCCCTTGCTAGGGATTTACAATCTTCAAAAATCATACCAAATGGAGAATCAGACATATTATCTTTAAGGAAGACATTTACCAAGACTTGGGAGTCGGACTCTATACGAACATTTATGCGAGATGTCTTCTTGAGCTAGCTAAGTGCCTCCCTAAAGATGAGGGCTTCCGCCATTAGGGGGTCGGGGGGTCCAATATTCAGTCTGTTTTTTGCCGCCACAAACATACCTGAAGAGTCTCTCAAGACAAATCCAAATCCCAGCCTATTTTGATCAAAAAGAGCAGCGTCGAAGTTCAGTTTGAGTATTCCAGGTTCCGGCGGGGACCATTGTGTGGGTGCCTGATTGTTGACTTCCTTGTTAATTTGCTGGATCTGCGCCAGCTTCCAGTTAGCAAACAGTGCCGTTGCGTTGCAAAAAAGGTTTTCCGGTGCCTCTCGACTGTTCCTCCATGCTTTGTTATTCCGATTTCCCCATAAGATCCAGCTGAGCATGGCCGCCTCTTCCATTTCTTCGGTGCTGCCTCGTTGTTGCAAGACCTGCCAGAAATGTCCAAAAGAATTTACCGTCGCACTCAGATCCACAATTGACGAAAAGTTCCAAGTCTGTCTTGCACAGGAGCAATTTAACAGCACATGGTAAAGATCTTCAGCCTCGTTGTTGCACAATTGACATTTATTATCCACTTGAACTCTCATTTGCTGTAGGCGAACTAGAGTTGGGATGTAGTTATTTAGGGCTTGCCATAGGAAGGTCCTTACCTTAGGAGGGATAGCCAGGGTCCATATTTTGTTCCAATTTACTACTGTCACTGGAGTTACCCTTTCGTATTTCTCGCTGATCAATTTCCGATAGCCCGTCTGACAAGACCATTTTAGTCTTGTTACTTTCTATCTTATTCTATGTAATTTGGAAACATTTGGTGTTTAATTGatgtttttgtttcatattttgttttggGAGAAAGTTTAGATGTTTGGtgaaaaatctggaaattaGTGGCATTTTGGAGCATTTTGGAGTATTTGCAAATCAGAGGCCAATTTCAGTTAAGGCGTGGGCACGTCCTGTCTCAGCTGTAATTGAGAAACAGCAGCCAACTTCAGTTAAGGCGTGGGCACGTGGCTGGACGAATTTGGAAGAGATAAGAAGATATTTTAAGATTTGATTTTGGGATATTATcttatttaattgtattttattttagttaggATTTGAATATTTCCTATTATCTCTAtttaatcattaattaattagagatttagTTTCTTTCCTTATCTCTTAAGGATAttttagtctttcttcttaGGGTTTTTCCCTATAAATAGAGGCTTAATATTccttagagagaaaaaaattagGTTTTACAGATTTTCAATTGTATTGTTGAATTGTTTTCATTATGAGTAGCTAAGTTCCATCTTCTAATTCAAGAGGGATTTCATTAGGTTGAAAGTTGTGAGGTTTCAtgtattaatttcttcaagtatgaattcaagttctgattttcttcttcaattcctttTATGATTATTGAATCGTATTCGATCTTCTATTGCTAAGTATTTATTCTTGATCCGTAATTGTCTTGAATGAATTACAACAAGTAGCAAAAATCGATCTTGAGTAATTGAGTTTTTGCTTAAGATTGATTGGGAAGAAAATTCAGCCAATTGCTATTGTTTGTCAACGTTCCTCTCAATAGGAATTGATTTGATAAACTTTCTTAATCCTAATGCGGTTATTGAGAAATTGGATATGCTTCATTCCCTTTTCTTAATAACTAGGTTGATTTAGATGcttcatttaaattaataaattaagagaAAGTGAAAGAGTGAATTAGGTAATCCTTATACTCTTTAATCAAAGATTTGAATTCtaatttgtttataatttaaaCCAAGGATCAACGAACACCCAATGAACCTAATCTCTTGAATCAGGTTTTTCTCATTATTGAATTCCCATTTActttacttgtttaatttgatttaatcatccatcaaaatcaaaacccccctttttattttatttgctcaTTTGAATTAAGAGGTTAATTGTTCTCTTGGGATTCGACCTGGTCTTACTATTACTACAAATCAAATTGTAGTCCAATAGAGAAATCAGTAACAAAACTATAAATCTATTTTGTCGGGCTTCGACAAACCCGTCAAaatttggcgccgttgccggggaacaaTTTAGTTTCTTGATtcattttcctttgtttttgataCCTTTTATGACCCGCACCTCCCGTGGAAGTGAACGAATATTTATTTctgaaatagaaaaagaaatacGGAGGttaagaaaagaaacaaaacaaaggAGTATTTGTTCATCGTCtttagaaaattttaaagaaatcagagaaaattttatttttcaaattgaggaAGAGACGATGGCTGGAAATAGAACATTAAGGGATTTTGCAGCACCCAATTTAAATCGCCAATCATTTTGCATTGAGTTCCCAAATCCAGAGGTACCTTTTGAACTTAAATCTGGATTAATTCACTTACTCCCTTCTTTTCATGGTCTTACAGGTGAAGATCCTCATAAACATTTGAAGGAGTTTCATGTCGTTTGTTCCGGTTTGAAACCCGAACGAGTAACCGAAGAGCAAGTTAAACTACgagcctttcctttttctttaaaaGATAAAGCTAAGGATTGGTTGTACTATCTTCCATCGGGATCTATCACAACATGGACAGAAATGCAAAGGTTATTTCTTGAGAAATTCTTTCCATCTTCACGTGCAGCAAATATTAGAAAGGAGATATGTGGAATTAGACAAGCTTGTGGAGAAACCTTATATGAATATTGGGAAAGGTTCAAGCAACTGTGCACTAGTTGCCAACATCATCAAATACCTGAACAACTCCTTATCCAATATTTTTTATGAAAGATTGGCTCCAATTGATAGAAGCATGATTGATGCAGCTAGTGGAGGAGCGTTGGTGAATAAGACACCCGATGAGGCAAGACAGTTAATctccactatggctgaaaactcCCAACAATTTGGAACAAGATCAAACAGCACCACCAAGCAAGTTAATGAGGTAAATAATTCTAACATTGAAAATAAATTTGTTGAATTAGTTTCTTTGGTGCGTCAAATTGCAGCAGACAAAGTGCAACCCGAAAAGGTATGTGGAGTATGTTCAAGTGTGGGACATCATACTGATGAGTGCCCATCATTACAAGAAGATTTCCAACACGCAAATGCTATTGGAGGATTTCCAGGACAACCACAACGCAATT
The sequence above is drawn from the Euphorbia lathyris chromosome 6, ddEupLath1.1, whole genome shotgun sequence genome and encodes:
- the LOC136232361 gene encoding probable methyltransferase PMT21, which encodes MKHKDGKMANPPEKRMKIVPLSILFIILCGFSFYLGGIFCSEKNRVETNDVKKAVSAPKETVVSPLQIKSTAFPECSSDYQDYTPCTDPRRWRKYGVQRLTFMERHCPPVFDRKECLVPPPDGYKSPIKWPKSRDQCWYRNVPYDWINKQKSNQNWLRKEGDKFMFPGGGTMFPRGVSAYVDLMEDLIPEMKDGTIRTAIDTGCGVASWGGDLLDRGILTLSLAPRDNHEAQVQFALERGIPAILGIISTQRLPFPSSSFDMAHCSRCLIPWTEYGGIYLLEVNRILRPGGFWVLSGPPVNYENRWRGWNTTVEEQKSDYEKLQDLLTSMCFKLYNKKDDIAVWQKSSDPSCYSKLANPDAYPKKCDDSLEPDSAWYTPLRSCVVVPSTKLKKTALDAVPKFPERLNVAPERISDIHGGNANGFKHDIGKWKVRAKHYKKLLPDIGTDKIRNVMDMNTLYGGMAAVFIDDPMWVMNVVSSYAPNTLPVVYDRGLIGTYHDWCEAFSTYPRTYDLLHLDSLFTTESQRCDMKYVLLEMDRILRPNGYAIIRESSYFVDAIASISKGMRWSCRKEETEYKIEKEKILVCQKKLWYSSNQS